The Alnus glutinosa chromosome 7, dhAlnGlut1.1, whole genome shotgun sequence genome includes a region encoding these proteins:
- the LOC133872883 gene encoding heavy metal-associated isoprenylated plant protein 6-like: MGEKEGGKNEGQKKAADKKDDGKITAVYKMDIHCEGCAKKIKRIVRNSEGVDDVKADCAANKLTVTGTMDPTGIKEKLEEKTKKKVELVSPQPKKDGGGDSKPKEEPKKEEKKKDAEQPAKPKESTLVLKIRLHCDGCIHKMRKIIKKFDGVEKVDIDAAKDLVTVKGTMDGKALVAYLTDKLKRTVEVVPPKKDEGGDKKPKEGGGGDGEKKKEEGGGGDKKEKEKEKEGGGGGGGDGGKKEEGGAKVEASKMEYHGYPYPPPTYWYSGNGYAQNYPTEVHQGYVNHAQNYPAEVHHGYVNQAQNYPMEVHQGYANQGYANQEYLHQGYAVPHAHAMHAPQIFSDENPNACSVM, from the exons ATGGGAGAG AAAGAGGGCGGAAAGAATGAGGGCCAAAAGAAGGCCGCTGACAAGAAAGACGACGGCAAAATCACCGCCGTTTACAAGATGGACATTCATTGCGAGGGCTGCgccaaaaaaatcaagagaatcGTTCGCAATAGCGAAG GTGTTGACGATGTCAAGGCAGATTGCGCGGCCAACAAATTGACGGTAACGGGGACAATGGACCCCACGGGGATCAAAGAGAAGCTGGAGGAGAAGACCAAGAAGAAGGTGGAGCTCGTGTCTCCGCAGCCCAAGAAAGACGGTGGCGGTGACAGTAAGCCCAAAGAGGAaccaaagaaggaagaaaagaagaaggatgCTGAGCAACCCGCAAAACCTAAAGAG TCTACGTTGGTTCTGAAGATCCGACTGCATTGCGACGGTTGCATTCATAAGATGCGGAAGATCATAAAAAAGTTCGACG GGGTTGAAAAGGTAGACATAGACGCAGCCAAAGATCTGGTAACGGTGAAAGGCACAATGGACGGGAAAGCGCTGGTGGCCTATCTCACAGATAAGCTGAAGAGGACTGTCGAGGTTGTTCCACCCAAGAAAGACGAAGGCGGTGACAAGAAACCAAAGGAAGGCGGCGGAGGAGAcggagagaagaaaaaggaagagggCGGCGGCGGcgataagaaagagaaagagaaagagaaagaaggtgGTGGCGGCGGCGGAGGAGATGGTGGGAAGAAAGAGGAAGGTGGGGCGAAGGTGGAGGCGAGCAAGATGGAGTACCATGGGTACCCCTACCCGCCACCCACATACTGGTACTCCGGAAACGGGTACGCTCAGAATTACCCGACGGAAGTTCACCAGGGGTATGTAAATCATGCTCAGAATTACCCGGCGGAAGTTCATCATGGGTATGTTAATCAGGCTCAGAATTACCCGATGGAAGTTCATCAGGGGTATGCAAATCAGGGGTACGCGAATCAAGAATACTTGCATCAGGGATACGCGGTGCCCCACGCCCACGCCATGCACGCGCCGCAGATATTCAGCGACGAGAATCCCAACGCTTGTTCGGTTATGTGA
- the LOC133874119 gene encoding uncharacterized protein LOC133874119, giving the protein MTEMKRYVLRLFISLKHITANVVDRNNGRIVASASTVEHALKDAFQSGRTCNSKAAAAVGEVLAMRLKTQGLHQGEDRGVHVDVHKEIQKRGFHNSAKVWAIVNAIKTCGVKLVLDHHDHDDNSTPR; this is encoded by the coding sequence ATGACGGAGATGAAGAGGTACGTGCTGAGGCTCTTCATATCGCTGAAGCACATAACGGCGAACGTGGTGGACAGGAACAACGGGAGGATAGTGGCCTCGGCGTCGACGGTGGAGCACGCGCTCAAGGACGCGTTCCAGAGCGGGAGGACTTGTAACTCCAAGGCCGCCGCGGCCGTCGGAGAGGTCCTCGCCATGCGCCTCAAGACCCAAGGTCTCCACCAGGGGGAGGACCGTGGCGTCCACGTCGATGTTCACAAGGAGATCCAGAAGCGAGGCTTCCACAACTCTGCTAAGGTGTGGGCCATAGTTAATGCCATCAAGACCTGTGGAGTCAAACTTGTTCTTGatcatcatgatcatgatgatAACAGTACTCCACGATGa